The following proteins are encoded in a genomic region of Zea mays cultivar B73 chromosome 9, Zm-B73-REFERENCE-NAM-5.0, whole genome shotgun sequence:
- the LOC100274012 gene encoding superoxide dismutase precursor, producing MASTALVAVAVGGAISLGLVASSGVASCSLRAGGDSRRFGPRLVLLRRGGAEGEGTRTRNCPIFRCANKVDVVTEDDSVDGDVTDDGEDLEDAADDAIDADVGTEDELESSLPEDVEWIKQQPLPYPLDALEPYISKETVEQHWGVHQQIHVDRLNGMIGGSEWEGMSLGQMMLASFNEGREQPHPPFFHAAQVWNHDFYWRSMKPGGGGKPPERLLKFINRDFGSHEGMIRQFMDAALTQFGSGWVWLSYKGSGLPYVKSRSPIPSDNHGRLVISKTPNAINPLVWGHSPLLAIDVWEHAYYLDYEDRRADYVSAILEKLVSWETVESRLAKAVARAVERDEHLRRRILRKQRLAQANGQSRARSRARQGRQGDQEVARSRPVEA from the exons ATGGCGTCCACCGCGCTGGTGGCAGTGGCAGTGGGGGGCGCCATTTCTCTCGGTCTCGTCGCCTCCTCTGGCGTCGCGTCCTGCTCCCTGCGCGCCGGCGGCGACTCCCGGCGGTTTGGCCCCCGACTCGTCCTCCTGCGGAGAGGAGGCGCCGAG GGGGAGGGGACGAGGACACGGAATTGCCCAATATTTCGTTGTGCCAATAAGGTGGACGTTGTGACCGAGGATGACAGCGTCGATGGTGACGTTACCGACGATGGAGAAGACCTTGAGGATGCAGCTGATGACGCCATTGATGCTGATGTTGGTACCGAAGATGAACTGGAGTCTTCGCTGCCTGAGGATGTTGAGTGGATAAAGCAGCAGCCACTTCCTTATCCTTTG GATGCTCTGGAGCCATACATAAGCAAGGAGACGGTGGAGCAGCACTGGGGAGTTCACCAGCAGATTCACGTGGACCGGCTCAATGGCATGATCGGTGGCAGCGAGTGGGAAGGCATGTCGCTGGGGCAGATGATGCTCGCCTCCTTCAATGAGGGCAGGGAGCAGCCCCATCCTCCCTTCTTCCATGCCGCACAG GTATGGAACCATGATTTCTATTGGCGATCCATGAAACCTGGTGGCGGGGGCAAGCCACCGGAACGGCTCCTGAAGTTTATCAATAGAGACTTTGGCTCCCACGAGGGTATGATCCGGCAATTCATGGATGCTGCACTAACTCAGTTCGGTTCTGGATGGGTTTGGCTTTCCT ACAAAGGAAGCGGGTTGCCTTATGTGAAATCGAGAAGCCCCATCCCATCGGACAACCATGGTAGGCTGGTGATCTCAAAGACTCCAAATGCCATCAACCCTCTTGTCTGGGGCCACTCT CCACTCCTCGCGATTGATGTTTGGGAG CATGCATACTATCTGGATTACGAG GATCGAAGGGCTGACTATGTTTCTGCGATTCTGGAGAAGCTTGTGTCGTGGGAAACAGTCGAGTCCAGGCTCGCGAAAGCCGTTGCACGGGCGGTAGAAAGAGATGAGCATCTCCGCAGAAGGATTCTAAGGAAACAGCGTTTAGCTCAGGCAAACGGACAGAGCAGAGCTAGGTCTCGCGCTCGGCAAGGGAGGCAAGGAGACCAGGAAGTCGCCAGGAGCCGTCCCGTGGAGGCATGA
- the LOC100281027 gene encoding Acyl-CoA-binding domain-containing protein 2, protein MGLQEEFEEHAEKAKTLPATTTNESKLVLYGLYKQATVGDVSTGRPGIFSLKERAKWDAWKAVEGKSKDEAMADYITKVKQLLEAAAASTS, encoded by the exons ATGGGTCTGCAG GAGGAGTTCGAGGAGCACGCCGAGAAGGCCAAGACCCTGCCTGCCACCACGACGAACGAGAGCAAGCTCGTCCTCTACGGCCTCTACAAGCAGGCCACCGTCGGCGACGTCAGCACCG gtcgtcctggcatcttcagcctGAAAGAGAGAGCCAAATGGGATGCTTGGAAGGCTGTTGAAGGGAAATCCAAGGACGAAGCAATGGCCGACTACATCACCAAGGTGAAGCAGCTGCTGGAGGCCGCCGCCGCATCCACCTCCTAG
- the LOC100194095 gene encoding uncharacterized protein LOC100194095 gives MERKAVVVCAVVGFLGVLAAALGFAAEATRVKVSDVQTSGSPGECIYPRTPALALGLISAASLMLAQSIINAVAGCICCKKHPVPSDTNWSIALISFIVSWCTFIISFLLLLTGAALNDQRGEENMYFGSFCYVVKPGVFSGGAVLALASVALAIVYYVALSSSKGPPPAFAAPQNQGIAMGQPVIIPQQSSEPVFVHEDTYNRRQQVP, from the exons aTGGAGCGCAAGGCGGTGGTGGTGTGCGCGGTGGTCGGCTTCCTCGGCGtcctcgcggcggcgctcggcttcGCGGCGGAGGCCACCCGCGTCAAG GTTTCGGACGTTCAAACAAGCGGCAGTCCTGGTGAATGCATATACCCAAGAACCCCAGCCTTGGCACTGGGTTTAATATCTGCCGCCTCTCTTATGCTCGCCCAGTCCATCATAAACGCAGTCGCTGGTTGCATCTGTTGCAAGAAGCATCCTGTTCCCTCAGACACTAACTGGAGCATAGCCCTGATTTCGTTCATCGTATCTTG GTGCACTTTCATAATCTCGTTCCTTCTCCTACTGACTGGGGCCGCCCTGAACGACCAGAGAGGCGAGGAGAACATGTACTTCGGTAGCTTCTGCTACGTGGTGAAGCCGGGGGTCTTCTCCGGGGGAGCGGTGCTGGCCCTCGCCAGCGTGGCGCTAGCCATAGTCTACTACGTCGCGCTGTCATCATCCAAGGGCCCTCCGCCGGCGTTCGCAGCCCCGCAGAACCAGGGCATCGCGATGGGCCAGCCCGTGATCATCCCGCAGCAGAGCAGCGAGCCGGTGTTCGTCCACGAGGACACGTACAATCGGCGGCAACAGGTCCCGTGA
- the LOC100382496 gene encoding uncharacterized protein LOC100382496 has protein sequence MVRPGHGDSGPSSIARAGAAMVRPGHGDPGPSSPADAGVATGVVAPSSGHAALRRPHCRRSPTGAQPAVAARSPCAGARERPLVARRPDAGASAGHGSEAGFAGHNTLRCAAPASSSSMGSDHVTAQYGRNSPSQCPTSYAARVRTRMRALLQACNRTIAWSGATAPLRWWASQPRQRHSVCCMRGPRSAFRCCRRLAVAAMRGRANGSDTSQSLECIPRWVAAQRW, from the coding sequence ATGGTGCGGCCTGGGCACGGCGACTCCGGCCCCAGCAGCATTGCACGCGCGGGCGCGGCCATGGTGCGGCCTGGGCACGGCGACCCTGGCCCTAGCAGCCCTGCGGACGCGGGCGTGGCCACCGGTGTCGTGGCCCCGTCATCGGGGCACGCCGCCCTACGACGGCCACACTGCAGGCGCTCCCCAACGGGCGCACAGCCGGCGGTGGCTGCGCGCAGCCCCTGTGCGGGTGCGCGGGAGCGGCCCCTGGTGGCTCGGCGTCCCGACGCTGGCGCTTCGGCCGGGCACGGCTCCGAGGCTGGCTTTGCCGGCCACAACACACTCCGGTGCGCGGCCCCGGCGTCCTCCTCCAGCATGGGCTCCGACCATGTGACGGCCCAGTACGGGCGCAACAGCCCCAGCCAATGCCCAACCTCCTACGCCGCTCGGGTCCGAACACGCATGCGAGCGCTGCTGCAAGCCTGCAACCGCACCATTGCATGGTCCGGTGCAACTGCACCATTACGGTGGTGGGCTTCTCAGCCCCGCCAGCGGCATAGCGTTTGCTGCATGCGTGGCCCGCGGAGTGCATTTCGCTGTTGCCGCAGACTCGCCGTCGCTGCCATGCGTGGACGTGCGAACGGAAGCGACACATCCCAATCACTGGAATGCATACCGAGATGGGTAGCGGCACAACGTTGGTAG